The following are encoded in a window of Mycobacterium sp. ELW1 genomic DNA:
- a CDS encoding cellulase family glycosylhydrolase: MNAAARHTGDAAKIAIDGPKRGPRHRRRRQPYGWLGVGALSLGVGAALTTGSGLAHADTAGASSTDSAARDTSSGKSPGGHTARQQTPKTATAGSASTGTESPKASGTLTFRPTPRPSSGNRTTTDTTSVRTRTVESNSNVTPALTDTLTGAAPDAAATPAAARMPAPAFAPPSLLQVPVSLPSPAQVLRSLGIAPVIPALPVGNPLHDLLAGLYRQTQSLLAMPRATGKAAALTSSTPTATYSVVSDWGSGHTANITVTAGSAAVNGWTVEFDSPAQITNIWNGQITSHVGTHYVISNVAYNGAVAAGKSTTFGFQATPGALASAPTNLKVNGVAVSTPPTTPSVSIADATVAEGNSGSTNATFTVTLSKAATTPVTVGYTTANGTATAGADFTSTTGTLTFAAGVTSQTVTVKVAGDTTVEPSETFTVTLSNPSGATISRGTATGTITNDDVASNPGTNSVTYSVASDWGSGHNANITVTAGQNLNGWTVEFDTPAQITNIWNGQITSHVGTHYVISNVAYNATVAAGQSTSFGYQATPGAVGSAPTNLKVNGVAVSTPPTTPTISIADTTIAEGNSGSTNATFTVTLSKAATTPVTVGYTTANGTATAGADFTSTTGTLTFAAGVTSQTVTVKVAGDTTVEPSETFTVTLSNPSGATIARGTATGTITNDDVATTPGLSISDASATEPGSTGIAAGFLHTSGNQILDSQGKPVQISGVNWFGAEGTNGVPDGLWTRNYKDMIDQMSAQGFNTIRIPYSSAMLHTTAAPSGINYNLNPDLQGLSRMQVLDQIIAYAGQNGMRVILDHHRSTAGAGTSENGLWYNSQYSEDQWVSDWQMLATRYKDNPTVIGFDLHNEPYNGTWGGGGTNDWARAAERAGNAVLQANPNLLLFVEGVGTYQGQSYWWGGNLMGVKDRPIVLTVPNRVVYSPHDYPNSVYAQPWFQTANFGANLPSVFRKAWGYIYEDNIAPIYVGEFGTKLTDPKDVVWFEALTSYLSGDFDNNGTVDIAAGTEDMSWTYWSWNPNSGDTGGILADDWKTINQNKMAYLTPIEFSGGSGTSVASFVVTLAAPSTQKVTVQYATSNGTATAGLDYLSVTGTVTFAPGETQKIITVPVKSDSLTENSETFTVMLSNPSGATLTDATGMGTILDRPVGTSTGSGTQTPPTDPGMPMPDPPQAASTPTSCRSVCSTAAATPVWTRSRAAGRPSQPRRWSPTTTNASSPAWAR, translated from the coding sequence ATGAATGCTGCGGCACGTCATACCGGGGATGCAGCCAAGATCGCCATCGACGGCCCCAAGCGCGGACCGCGCCACCGCCGGCGCAGGCAACCGTACGGCTGGCTGGGAGTCGGGGCGCTGAGCCTGGGCGTCGGCGCCGCCCTGACAACAGGCTCTGGGCTGGCACATGCGGATACCGCTGGCGCATCGTCCACCGACAGCGCGGCGCGCGACACCTCGTCCGGCAAGTCCCCCGGTGGCCATACCGCGCGCCAGCAGACGCCGAAGACCGCCACCGCCGGATCGGCTTCAACGGGTACCGAGTCCCCGAAGGCATCCGGCACGCTAACTTTCCGGCCCACCCCGCGACCGTCGTCTGGCAACAGGACGACGACGGATACCACGTCGGTGCGCACCAGAACGGTCGAATCGAACAGCAACGTGACGCCGGCTTTGACGGACACGCTCACCGGTGCCGCGCCGGACGCCGCCGCAACACCGGCCGCGGCGCGAATGCCGGCGCCCGCATTCGCGCCGCCGAGTCTGCTGCAGGTCCCTGTTTCCCTTCCGTCGCCGGCGCAGGTTCTGCGCTCGCTGGGGATCGCTCCGGTCATCCCGGCCCTGCCGGTCGGTAACCCGCTTCACGATCTGCTTGCCGGGTTGTACCGGCAGACGCAGTCGCTGCTGGCCATGCCGCGGGCCACCGGGAAAGCAGCCGCGCTCACGAGTTCGACACCCACCGCCACCTACAGCGTGGTCTCCGACTGGGGGTCGGGCCACACCGCCAACATCACCGTGACCGCAGGTAGCGCCGCCGTGAACGGCTGGACGGTCGAATTCGATTCACCCGCACAGATCACCAACATCTGGAACGGCCAGATCACCAGCCACGTCGGCACCCACTACGTGATCAGCAACGTGGCCTACAACGGTGCCGTCGCCGCAGGCAAGAGCACGACCTTCGGCTTCCAAGCCACCCCGGGGGCGCTCGCCTCGGCACCGACCAACCTCAAGGTCAACGGTGTCGCCGTCAGCACCCCGCCGACCACCCCCAGCGTCTCCATCGCGGATGCGACAGTCGCCGAAGGCAACAGCGGCTCGACCAACGCCACCTTCACCGTCACGCTGTCGAAGGCCGCCACCACACCCGTCACCGTCGGCTACACCACCGCGAACGGCACCGCCACCGCCGGAGCCGACTTCACCAGCACCACAGGCACTCTCACCTTCGCAGCCGGCGTGACCTCCCAGACCGTCACCGTCAAAGTCGCCGGTGACACGACCGTCGAACCCAGCGAAACCTTCACCGTCACGCTGTCCAACCCCTCCGGGGCGACCATCTCCCGCGGCACCGCCACCGGCACCATCACCAACGACGACGTCGCGTCGAACCCGGGCACCAACTCGGTCACCTACAGCGTGGCCAGTGACTGGGGTTCGGGCCACAACGCGAACATCACGGTGACCGCAGGCCAGAACCTCAATGGCTGGACTGTCGAATTCGATACTCCCGCACAGATCACCAACATCTGGAACGGCCAGATCACCAGCCACGTCGGCACCCACTACGTGATCAGCAACGTGGCCTACAACGCCACCGTCGCGGCCGGCCAGAGCACGTCGTTCGGCTATCAGGCCACCCCGGGCGCCGTCGGTTCGGCGCCGACCAACCTCAAGGTCAACGGTGTCGCCGTCAGCACCCCGCCGACCACCCCCACCATCTCGATCGCCGATACGACGATCGCCGAAGGCAACAGCGGCTCGACCAACGCCACCTTCACCGTCACGCTGTCGAAGGCCGCCACCACACCCGTCACCGTCGGCTACACCACCGCGAACGGCACCGCCACCGCCGGAGCCGACTTCACCAGCACCACAGGCACTCTCACCTTCGCAGCCGGCGTGACCTCCCAGACCGTCACCGTCAAAGTCGCCGGTGACACGACCGTCGAACCCAGCGAAACCTTCACCGTCACGCTGTCCAACCCCTCCGGGGCGACCATCGCCCGCGGCACCGCCACCGGCACCATCACCAACGACGACGTCGCGACAACACCGGGCCTCAGCATCTCCGACGCATCGGCGACGGAGCCCGGTTCCACGGGAATCGCGGCAGGATTCCTGCACACCTCGGGCAACCAAATTCTGGATTCCCAAGGCAAACCCGTGCAGATCTCGGGCGTCAACTGGTTCGGCGCGGAGGGCACCAACGGTGTGCCGGACGGCCTGTGGACCCGCAACTACAAAGACATGATCGACCAGATGTCAGCCCAGGGCTTCAACACCATTCGCATCCCGTACTCCAGCGCGATGCTGCACACCACGGCCGCACCGTCCGGTATCAACTACAACCTGAACCCCGACCTGCAAGGGCTGTCCCGTATGCAGGTGCTGGATCAGATCATCGCCTACGCCGGTCAGAACGGGATGCGGGTCATCCTCGACCACCACCGCAGCACCGCCGGTGCGGGAACGAGTGAGAACGGCCTCTGGTACAACAGCCAATACTCCGAAGACCAATGGGTCTCCGACTGGCAGATGCTGGCCACCCGCTACAAGGACAATCCGACCGTCATCGGTTTCGACCTTCACAACGAGCCGTACAACGGGACCTGGGGCGGCGGCGGCACGAACGACTGGGCACGGGCGGCGGAACGCGCCGGAAACGCTGTTCTGCAGGCGAATCCGAATCTACTGCTGTTCGTCGAAGGCGTCGGCACCTACCAAGGCCAGAGCTACTGGTGGGGCGGCAACCTGATGGGCGTGAAGGACCGCCCGATCGTACTCACCGTGCCCAACCGGGTCGTCTACTCACCGCACGACTATCCGAACTCCGTGTACGCCCAACCGTGGTTCCAGACCGCCAACTTCGGGGCCAACCTGCCCAGCGTCTTCCGCAAAGCCTGGGGCTACATCTACGAGGACAACATCGCGCCGATCTACGTCGGCGAGTTCGGCACCAAACTCACCGATCCCAAGGACGTCGTCTGGTTCGAGGCGCTGACGTCCTACCTGTCCGGCGATTTCGACAACAACGGCACGGTCGACATCGCGGCCGGGACCGAGGACATGAGTTGGACGTACTGGTCGTGGAACCCCAATTCCGGTGATACCGGCGGCATCCTGGCCGACGACTGGAAGACGATCAATCAGAACAAGATGGCCTACCTGACGCCCATCGAGTTCTCCGGAGGAAGCGGCACGTCGGTGGCGTCGTTCGTGGTGACGTTGGCCGCGCCGTCCACTCAGAAGGTGACGGTGCAATACGCGACGTCGAACGGCACCGCGACCGCGGGCCTCGACTACCTCAGCGTCACGGGCACAGTCACTTTCGCGCCGGGCGAGACCCAGAAGATCATCACGGTTCCGGTGAAGAGCGACTCCCTGACGGAAAACAGCGAGACGTTCACCGTCATGTTGTCGAATCCTTCCGGGGCGACGCTCACCGACGCAACCGGCATGGGAACGATCCTCGATCGCCCGGTGGGTACCTCCACCGGCAGCGGCACGCAGACACCGCCGACCGACCCCGGGATGCCGATGCCCGATCCCCCGCAAGCGGCCAGTACACCGACATCATGTCGTTCGGTATGTTCCACGGCAGCAGCCACACCGGTATGGACGCGCTCGCGGGCGGCCGGACGGCCATCACAACCGAGGCGCTGGTCGCCTACAACGACCAACGCAAGTTCGCCGGCCTGGGCACGGTAG